The Desulfuromonadales bacterium genome segment GTCATCGTGCAGGGAAAAGCCTACGAGCCCTTCCTGGCGAAGCTGAGCGCGGCCGCCGGCCGGTTGCGCCTGGGGGACGGTTTGAAAAATACGACGGATGTCGGCCCCCTGGTCAATGAAAAGGGGCTGAACAAGGTGCTCAATTACATCCGAATCGGTCAGGAGGAGGGGGCCCACCTGCATACCGGCGGCGTCCGGGCGACGGAGAAAACCCTGGCCAGGGGGTTCTTCGTCGAGCCGACGGTCTTTTCCAGCGTGACGGCCGGGATGCGCATTGCCCAGGAGGAAATTTTCGGCCCGGTGGTGGCGGTCCTGAAGTGCAGCTCTTTCGAGGAGGGGGTGAAGCTGGTCAATAGCACCCGCTTCGGACTCTCCTCGGCGATCTACACCCGGAGCGTCAATCTGGCCGCCCGGGCCGAGCGGGAACTCGAAAGCGGCATCGTCTACATCAACGCCAGCACCATCGGTGCCGAGATCCAGCTCCCTTTCGGCGGGTTCAAACATTCCGGGTCCGGCCATCCCGAAGCCGGCGGCCGCATGGGCGCCCTCGATTTCTTCTCGCGCATCAAGACCGTCTACCGGGATTATAGCGGCCGGCTGCAAAAGGCGCAGATCGACGTGGAGTGACAGGCCGACCATGAGCGGAAAGCAGCACCGCAAGCGCATTGTCATCATGGGGGCCGGCGGCCGCGATTTTCATAACTTCAATCTCCTGTTCCGCGACAATGCGGCCAGTGAGGTGATCGCTTTCACCGCCGCGCAGATCCCCTTTCAGGAGGGACGCCGCTATCCTGCGGCTCTCGCCGGTCCGCTCTACCCGGAAGGGATCCCGGTGGTTGATGAAAAAGAGCTGGAGTCCCTGGTCCGCGACCGGCAGGTGGACGAGGTCATCTTCGCCTACAGCGACGTCTCCCATCAGGATCTGATGGGCGCCGCCTCCCGGGTTCTGGCTTTGGGGGCCGATTTCCGGCTGGTGGGGCCCGGCAAAACCATGCTGCAAGCCGCCGTACCGGTCATCTCCGTCTGCGCCGTCCGTACCGGTTGCGGCAAGAGTCCCGTCACCCGCTATCTCTGTCAGGAACTGCGCGCGGCAGGCCGACACCCGGTGGTGGTTCGGCATCCCATGGCCTATGGCCGGCTCGATATTCGCGAGGTGGAATCGTTCCGGACCGTGGAGGATATCGATCGCTACCAGTGTACTCTCGAGGAGCGCGAGGAGTATGAGCCATTGATCAGCGCCGGTATACCGCTCTTTGCGGGGGTCGATTACCGGAAGATTCTGCATGCGGCCGAGGGGGCGGGAGACGTTCTGTTCTGGGACGGAGGCAATAACGATTTCTCCTTTTTCCGCCCCGATCTTGAAATCGTGCTGGTCGACCCTTTTCGGGCGGGCGACGAGATCAGTCATTACCCGGGGCTGGTGAATCTGCTGCGCGCCGACGTCGTGGTCGTGGCCAAGGCCGATGCCGCTCCGACTGATGGCCTGGAGGAGGTGAGGCGCAACGTTGCGGTCTGGAACCCGGACGCCGCGGTGGCTTACGGTCGGCTCGAGGTCGCCGTCACCACACCGGAGGCGATTGCGGGCAAGCGGGTTGTGGCCGTCGAGGATGGGCCGACCCTGACCCACGGCGGGATGTCTTTTGGCGCTGCCGTGGTGGCGGCCCACCGGTATGGCGCCGAAGCCATCGCCGATCCCCGTCCCTGGGCTGTCGGCAGCCTGGCCGAGGTTTACCGGCAGTTCCCGCATCTTGAGCAGGTGGTCCCGGCGATGGGCTACAGCGAGCGCCAACTCGCCGACCTCCAGGCCACCCTGGAGGCGGTCCCCTCTGATCTCATCCTCAGCGCGACCCCGGTCGACCTGAAGAGAATCCTGAAGCTCTCCCGTCCGCTGGTCCAGGTCCACTACCATTACCGGGAAATGCACGGCAATCCCCTGGCCCGGATGGTCCGGGGGGTGCTGGGCATAAAGGAGACCCGTCATGCGCCGTAAGCCACCCATCGCCGTGGTCGCGCTCGGCGGCAACGCTCTCATCCGACAGGGCGAAAAGGGCGAAGTCGAAGAACAATTGCGGCATATCCGTGAATCGGTTCTTCATCTCCCCCTGTTGCTGGCAAAGGGGTATGCCCTGGTCATCACCCATGGCAACGGGCCGGTTGTCGGCCAACTGCTTCTGCAGAACGAGGCGGCCAGGGAGACGGTGCCGAGCATGCCCCTCGACGTCTGTGATGCCGATTCGGAAGGGAGCATCGGCTATCTTACCCAGCAGACCCTGGTCAACGTGCTGCGGGGGCAGCACGGAAAGCGGCCGGTGGTGAGTCTCATCACGCAGGTCGTGGTCGACCCGGCCGATCCCGCCTTTACCCGGCCGACCAAGCCGGTCGGCCCGTTTTATACCGAGGCTGAAGCCGAGCGGCAGCGCCGGACGAAGGGGTGGACCGTCGTTGCCGATGCCGGCCGCGGTTTTCGCCGGGTGGTACCGTCGCCACGCCCTCTGCAGGTGGTAGAAGAGGAGCCCATCCGCATCCTCCTCGAACACGGCGTCGTCGTCATTGCCGCCGGCGGCGGCGGGGTTCCCGTCCGGCAGGCGGACACGGGAGAGCTGCTGGGGGTCGAAGCGGTCATCGACAAGGATCGCGCATCGGCCCTGCTGGCCAATGGCCTCGGTGCGCGCCTGCTGGTCATTCTGACGGCTGTCGATTTTGTCTACCGCAGCTTTGGCAGGCCGGATCAGGAGCCGCTGCCGCGAATGGACGTCACCATGG includes the following:
- a CDS encoding aldehyde dehydrogenase family protein, whose amino-acid sequence is VIVQGKAYEPFLAKLSAAAGRLRLGDGLKNTTDVGPLVNEKGLNKVLNYIRIGQEEGAHLHTGGVRATEKTLARGFFVEPTVFSSVTAGMRIAQEEIFGPVVAVLKCSSFEEGVKLVNSTRFGLSSAIYTRSVNLAARAERELESGIVYINASTIGAEIQLPFGGFKHSGSGHPEAGGRMGALDFFSRIKTVYRDYSGRLQKAQIDVE
- a CDS encoding GTPase, encoding MSGKQHRKRIVIMGAGGRDFHNFNLLFRDNAASEVIAFTAAQIPFQEGRRYPAALAGPLYPEGIPVVDEKELESLVRDRQVDEVIFAYSDVSHQDLMGAASRVLALGADFRLVGPGKTMLQAAVPVISVCAVRTGCGKSPVTRYLCQELRAAGRHPVVVRHPMAYGRLDIREVESFRTVEDIDRYQCTLEEREEYEPLISAGIPLFAGVDYRKILHAAEGAGDVLFWDGGNNDFSFFRPDLEIVLVDPFRAGDEISHYPGLVNLLRADVVVVAKADAAPTDGLEEVRRNVAVWNPDAAVAYGRLEVAVTTPEAIAGKRVVAVEDGPTLTHGGMSFGAAVVAAHRYGAEAIADPRPWAVGSLAEVYRQFPHLEQVVPAMGYSERQLADLQATLEAVPSDLILSATPVDLKRILKLSRPLVQVHYHYREMHGNPLARMVRGVLGIKETRHAP
- the arcC gene encoding carbamate kinase — protein: MRRKPPIAVVALGGNALIRQGEKGEVEEQLRHIRESVLHLPLLLAKGYALVITHGNGPVVGQLLLQNEAARETVPSMPLDVCDADSEGSIGYLTQQTLVNVLRGQHGKRPVVSLITQVVVDPADPAFTRPTKPVGPFYTEAEAERQRRTKGWTVVADAGRGFRRVVPSPRPLQVVEEEPIRILLEHGVVVIAAGGGGVPVRQADTGELLGVEAVIDKDRASALLANGLGARLLVILTAVDFVYRSFGRPDQEPLPRMDVTMARRLLAEGEFAPGSMGPKIEAAIEFLEGGGEEVLITLPENLADALDGKTGTRIVA